One stretch of Amycolatopsis tolypomycina DNA includes these proteins:
- a CDS encoding SPW repeat domain-containing protein, which translates to MSEVSTRAWTRPHDWAEVVIGVVAALSPLWLSTDTTAMWTMVVLGALIALDGLVSLAMPGMVYGEGIQIALGVLLFIAPWVMGYTEFNGASWTSWIAGVLTVIAGAAAMPVANAAHRTAGQH; encoded by the coding sequence ATGAGTGAAGTCTCTACGCGCGCGTGGACCCGGCCCCATGACTGGGCCGAGGTCGTCATCGGGGTGGTCGCCGCTCTTTCACCCCTTTGGCTGAGCACGGACACGACCGCGATGTGGACGATGGTCGTCCTGGGCGCGCTGATCGCACTCGACGGCCTGGTTTCGCTGGCGATGCCGGGCATGGTCTACGGCGAAGGCATCCAGATCGCGCTCGGCGTGCTGCTCTTCATCGCGCCGTGGGTGATGGGGTACACGGAGTTCAACGGCGCGTCCTGGACGTCCTGGATCGCCGGGGTGCTGACGGTCATCGCCGGCGCGGCCGCGATGCCGGTGGCGAACGCCGCGCACCGCACGGCCGGGCAGCACTGA
- a CDS encoding peptidylprolyl isomerase, whose amino-acid sequence MKKTLVTALAAGALFVAGNGVATAADAPPPKTTHGPCQYTETPDEPPARPVPLPPDPRHTPSRGKVDVAIPTSQGALPLTLDRAKAPCTVQGFLHLARHRFYDHTVCHRLTAYPTLKVLQCGDPTATGEGGPGYKYKDELPVDLPPAPTDPTGARRVYARGLLAMANAGPDTNGSQFFVVYGDSALRPNYTVFGTVGAEGLRTLDKVAAGGIQPTAEDPAPVDGTPVLRTELLRVRPDCWF is encoded by the coding sequence ATGAAGAAGACACTCGTCACCGCGCTGGCGGCGGGCGCGTTGTTCGTGGCCGGGAACGGCGTCGCCACGGCGGCCGACGCGCCGCCGCCGAAGACGACCCACGGACCGTGCCAGTACACCGAAACCCCGGACGAACCGCCCGCGCGCCCGGTGCCGCTGCCACCCGACCCGCGGCACACGCCGAGCCGCGGCAAGGTCGACGTCGCCATCCCGACCAGCCAGGGTGCGCTGCCGCTGACGCTCGACCGCGCGAAGGCGCCGTGCACCGTGCAGGGCTTCCTGCACCTGGCACGGCACCGGTTCTACGACCACACGGTGTGCCACCGGCTGACCGCGTACCCGACGTTGAAGGTGCTGCAGTGCGGCGACCCGACCGCGACCGGTGAAGGCGGGCCGGGCTACAAGTACAAGGACGAGCTGCCGGTCGACCTGCCGCCGGCGCCGACCGACCCGACCGGCGCCCGCCGCGTCTACGCGCGCGGCCTGCTCGCGATGGCCAACGCGGGACCGGACACGAACGGCTCGCAGTTCTTCGTCGTCTACGGCGATTCCGCGTTGCGGCCGAACTACACGGTGTTCGGCACGGTCGGTGCGGAAGGGTTGCGGACCCTCGACAAGGTCGCGGCCGGCGGGATCCAGCCGACCGCGGAGGACCCGGCGCCGGTCGACGGCACGCCGGTGCTGCGGACGGAACTGCTCCGGGTTCGGCCGGACTGCTGGTTCTGA
- a CDS encoding isocitrate lyase/PEP mutase family protein, with product MSAAALKALHVPGKPLILPNAWDADTAKLVEAAGFPAVATSSVAVAAALGFADGEQAPAAEMFAAAARIAKAVDVPVTVDAESGYGLSGAELAARLLDAGAVGCNFEDTDHATGDVRPVAEQAARIAALREAAGDGLVINARVDSFRGVDPEEALEAGIARAKAYLDAGADCVYPIHLKAPELIAEFVRETGAAVNVTAWPGSPGLESLADLGVARISLGGGLWHHLRKQFEAAVQGVAEGKLPY from the coding sequence GTGAGCGCCGCCGCGCTCAAGGCGCTGCACGTCCCCGGCAAGCCGCTGATCCTGCCGAACGCCTGGGACGCCGACACCGCGAAGCTCGTCGAGGCCGCCGGGTTCCCCGCCGTCGCGACCAGCTCGGTCGCCGTGGCGGCCGCGCTCGGGTTCGCCGACGGCGAGCAGGCGCCCGCGGCCGAGATGTTCGCCGCCGCCGCGCGGATCGCGAAGGCGGTCGACGTCCCGGTGACGGTCGACGCCGAGTCCGGTTACGGCCTCTCCGGCGCCGAACTGGCGGCCCGACTGCTCGACGCGGGCGCGGTCGGCTGCAACTTCGAAGACACGGACCACGCCACCGGCGACGTCCGGCCGGTCGCCGAGCAGGCGGCCCGGATCGCCGCCCTGCGCGAGGCGGCGGGAGACGGCCTGGTGATCAACGCCCGCGTCGACTCCTTCCGCGGGGTGGACCCGGAAGAGGCGCTCGAAGCGGGCATCGCCAGGGCGAAGGCCTATCTCGACGCGGGCGCCGACTGCGTCTACCCGATCCACCTGAAGGCGCCGGAGCTGATCGCGGAGTTCGTGCGGGAGACCGGCGCCGCGGTCAACGTGACCGCGTGGCCGGGCAGCCCGGGCCTGGAAAGCCTCGCCGATCTGGGGGTGGCGAGGATTTCGCTGGGCGGCGGGCTCTGGCACCACCTGCGGAAGCAGTTCGAGGCCGCCGTGCAGGGCGTCGCGGAAGGCAAGCTGCCGTACTGA
- a CDS encoding TetR/AcrR family transcriptional regulator gives MTEDSAKERILCAAEALFAESGFDATPTSRIAEQAGVPKGLVHYYFRHKSDLLTALVERLPDERIEPAVVVVPGDLAGSLRRLVRELDHRFSRSLGLSHLLWREADTHHVVRDALHERFQVLVRQVRAVIVAATGGGVPTADVDRASGLLARAVSHRHATARHAEDDLPAEFDGELTFIADALSSKAAPA, from the coding sequence ATGACCGAGGATTCGGCGAAGGAGCGCATCCTCTGCGCAGCCGAGGCGCTCTTCGCCGAGTCCGGCTTCGACGCCACCCCGACGTCCCGCATAGCGGAGCAGGCGGGCGTGCCGAAGGGGCTGGTGCACTACTACTTCCGCCACAAGTCCGACCTGTTGACGGCGCTGGTCGAGCGCCTCCCGGACGAGCGCATAGAGCCGGCGGTGGTGGTGGTCCCTGGCGACCTGGCGGGCAGCTTGAGGCGGCTGGTCCGCGAGCTGGACCACCGCTTCAGCAGGTCGCTGGGCCTGTCACACCTGCTGTGGCGCGAGGCGGACACGCACCACGTGGTGCGGGACGCGTTGCACGAGCGCTTCCAGGTGCTGGTGAGGCAGGTCCGAGCGGTGATAGTGGCGGCAACAGGCGGCGGAGTGCCGACGGCCGACGTGGATCGGGCATCGGGCCTGCTGGCGCGCGCGGTGAGCCACCGGCACGCGACGGCGCGGCACGCGGAGGACGACCTGCCGGCGGAGTTCGACGGCGAGCTGACGTTCATCGCCGACGCGCTCTCGTCGAAGGCCGCGCCGGCTTAG
- a CDS encoding PLP-dependent aminotransferase family protein, giving the protein MTESWSSSGLDVHLGWQPASGRAGLAAAIRAAIRDGRWQAGAAVPSTRALAHDLGVARGTVTRVYADLAAEGYLRTAQGAPTRVATAGSLPQSAPRQAPRDPAPRWDLRPGRPDLTAFPRQAWLTATRRALLRTPASAFGYESELGAPELRDTLAGYLARARGVVADPARIVVCHGFSHAIAVVSRALFSLGTGEMAFENPSLGMYRSIAAAQGPRIVGVDVDGHGIDVSALDSPAVVVTPAHQYPTGVTLAPPRRAALARWAGESGAYVLEDDYDGEFRFDRQQVGALQALAPERVVYAGTASKTLAPALRLAWLVLPRSLVEPVRAAMADSGSRPALLNQLALAELIDSGAYDRHVRRSRAEYRSRRTRLLAALPDSVRPHGIAAGLHLLLMLPPDGPSEATALAACRRRSIGIEGLAGHWMTPNAPGGLLVGYAATPKHAFTGATQNLVEALAEATP; this is encoded by the coding sequence ATGACGGAATCGTGGTCCAGTTCCGGGCTCGACGTCCACCTCGGCTGGCAGCCCGCGTCCGGCCGCGCCGGGCTCGCGGCGGCGATCCGCGCGGCCATCCGCGACGGCCGCTGGCAGGCGGGCGCGGCGGTGCCCTCGACCCGCGCGCTGGCCCACGACCTCGGCGTCGCCCGCGGCACGGTCACGCGCGTGTACGCCGACCTCGCCGCCGAGGGCTACCTGCGCACGGCCCAGGGCGCGCCGACCCGGGTGGCGACGGCGGGTTCGCTCCCCCAGTCGGCGCCCCGGCAGGCCCCGCGCGACCCGGCACCGCGCTGGGACCTGCGTCCGGGCCGTCCGGACCTGACGGCGTTCCCGCGGCAGGCCTGGCTGACCGCGACCCGCCGGGCCCTGCTGCGGACGCCGGCGTCGGCGTTCGGCTACGAGTCGGAGCTGGGCGCACCGGAGCTGCGGGACACCCTCGCCGGCTATCTGGCGCGGGCTCGCGGGGTGGTCGCCGACCCGGCGCGGATCGTGGTGTGCCACGGGTTTTCCCACGCCATCGCGGTGGTGTCCCGTGCCTTGTTCTCCTTGGGTACGGGCGAGATGGCGTTCGAGAACCCCTCGCTGGGCATGTACCGCTCGATCGCGGCGGCGCAGGGCCCGCGGATCGTCGGCGTGGACGTCGACGGCCACGGCATCGACGTGTCCGCATTGGACAGTCCGGCGGTGGTCGTCACCCCGGCGCACCAGTACCCCACGGGTGTCACACTGGCCCCACCGCGCCGAGCGGCGCTGGCCCGCTGGGCGGGCGAATCGGGCGCGTACGTGCTGGAGGACGACTACGACGGCGAGTTCCGCTTCGACCGCCAGCAAGTCGGGGCGTTGCAGGCCCTGGCCCCGGAGCGGGTGGTGTACGCGGGCACGGCCAGCAAGACGCTCGCCCCGGCCCTCCGCCTCGCGTGGCTGGTCCTGCCCCGGTCACTGGTGGAGCCGGTCCGCGCGGCGATGGCCGACAGCGGCTCCCGCCCGGCACTGCTGAACCAGCTGGCGCTGGCCGAGCTGATCGACTCGGGTGCCTACGACCGGCACGTCCGCCGCAGCCGCGCGGAGTACCGCTCGCGCCGCACCCGCCTGCTGGCGGCCCTCCCGGACTCGGTCCGGCCGCACGGCATCGCGGCCGGCCTGCACCTGCTGCTGATGCTCCCCCCGGACGGCCCCTCCGAGGCCACGGCCCTGGCCGCCTGCCGCCGCCGTTCGATCGGCATCGAGGGCCTGGCCGGCCACTGGATGACCCCCAACGCCCCCGGCGGCCTGCTGGTCGGCTACGCGGCAACCCCCAAGCACGCATTCACCGGCGCAACCCAAAACCTGGTAGAGGCCCTAGCCGAAGCAACCCCCTAA
- a CDS encoding DUF485 domain-containing protein, translating to MSTTDTGGPPETSETIWERAHESTEFRELRSRLRRFVFPMTAVFLVWYLLYVLLADYAHGFMSTKVLGNINIGLIFGLLQFVSTFVITGLYVRYANRKLDPVAEKIREDIENDTAKEHG from the coding sequence ATGAGCACGACGGACACCGGCGGGCCCCCGGAGACCTCAGAAACGATCTGGGAACGAGCACACGAGAGCACCGAGTTCCGCGAGCTGCGCAGCCGCCTGCGCCGGTTCGTCTTCCCGATGACGGCGGTGTTCCTCGTCTGGTACCTGCTGTACGTGCTCCTCGCGGACTACGCGCACGGCTTCATGAGCACCAAGGTGCTCGGCAACATCAACATCGGCCTGATCTTCGGCCTGCTGCAGTTCGTCTCGACGTTCGTCATCACCGGCCTCTACGTCCGGTACGCGAACCGGAAGCTGGACCCGGTCGCGGAGAAGATCCGTGAGGACATTGAAAACGACACTGCGAAGGAGCACGGATGA
- the mce gene encoding methylmalonyl-CoA epimerase translates to MNDALRPFVTAIDHVGIAVPDLDAAIEFHRAHFGLEVAHEEVNEEQGVREAMLRAPGTAGTETQIQLLAPLRDDSAIGKFLSKSGPGLQQLAYRVSDVDAAAAALREKGLRMLYEEAKRGTSNSRVNFVHPKDAGGVLVELVEPAKDNAAH, encoded by the coding sequence ATGAATGACGCCCTGCGGCCGTTCGTGACGGCCATCGACCACGTCGGCATCGCGGTCCCCGACCTCGACGCGGCCATCGAGTTCCACCGCGCGCACTTCGGCCTGGAGGTCGCGCACGAGGAGGTGAACGAGGAGCAGGGGGTACGCGAGGCGATGCTGCGCGCCCCGGGCACGGCGGGCACGGAGACCCAGATCCAGCTCCTGGCCCCACTCCGCGACGACTCGGCGATCGGCAAGTTCCTGTCCAAGAGCGGCCCCGGCCTGCAGCAGCTGGCGTACCGCGTGTCCGATGTGGACGCGGCGGCGGCGGCCCTGCGCGAAAAGGGCCTGCGCATGCTGTACGAGGAGGCGAAGCGGGGCACATCGAACAGCAGGGTGAACTTCGTCCACCCGAAGGACGCGGGCGGAGTGCTGGTGGAGCTGGTGGAGCCGGCCAAGGACAACGCGGCCCACTGA
- a CDS encoding solute symporter family protein: MSTATLAAGVEGSNPLLNVGIFALFVIITLVIVFRASRNTKTASDYYAAGRAFTGPQNGIAISGDYLSAASFLGIAGAIAINGYDGFLYSIGFLVAWLVALLLVAELLRNTGKFTMGDVLAFRMKQRPVRAAAATSTLAVSFFYLLAQMAGAGGLVALLLGVEGTGAQALVIAVVGVIMIAYVLIGGMKGTTWVQIIKAALLIVGTLAITLWVLGKYGFNFSSLLQAAVDKAGKAGESLLGPGKQYGATGTSKLDFFSLGIALVLGTAGLPHVLMRFYTVPTARDARRSVVWAIALIGLFYLLTLVLGYGAGALVGPDTIKKAPGGVNSAAPLLALELGGPVLLGLISAIAFATILAVVAGLTITASASFAHDVYANVVKRGKTSPDSEVKVARITAVVIGILAIGGGILANGQNVAFLVALAFAVAASANLPTILYSLFWKRFNTQGALWSIYGGLAITIILIVFSPAVSGKSTSMIKTADFAWFPLSNPGIVSIPAAFILGWLGTVLSKEHDEKKYAEMEVRSLTGAGAEKAVAH; this comes from the coding sequence ATGAGCACCGCCACTCTCGCCGCGGGCGTTGAGGGCAGCAACCCGCTCCTCAACGTCGGCATCTTCGCCCTCTTCGTGATCATCACGCTGGTGATCGTGTTCCGGGCCAGCCGCAACACGAAGACGGCGTCGGACTACTACGCCGCCGGCCGCGCCTTCACCGGCCCGCAGAACGGCATCGCGATCTCGGGTGACTACCTCTCGGCGGCGTCGTTCCTCGGCATCGCCGGCGCGATCGCGATCAACGGCTACGACGGCTTCCTCTACTCGATCGGCTTCCTGGTGGCGTGGCTCGTCGCGCTGCTGCTGGTCGCGGAACTGCTGCGCAACACCGGCAAGTTCACGATGGGCGACGTGCTGGCCTTCCGGATGAAGCAGCGCCCGGTGCGGGCCGCGGCCGCGACGTCGACACTGGCCGTGTCGTTCTTCTACCTGCTCGCGCAGATGGCGGGCGCGGGCGGCCTGGTGGCCCTGCTGCTCGGCGTCGAAGGCACCGGTGCGCAGGCGCTGGTGATCGCCGTGGTCGGCGTCATCATGATCGCCTACGTCCTGATCGGCGGTATGAAGGGCACCACCTGGGTGCAGATCATCAAGGCGGCGCTGCTGATCGTCGGCACGCTCGCGATCACCCTCTGGGTGCTCGGCAAGTACGGCTTCAACTTCTCCAGCCTGCTGCAGGCCGCCGTCGACAAGGCGGGCAAGGCCGGGGAATCGCTGCTCGGCCCGGGCAAGCAGTACGGCGCCACCGGCACGTCCAAGCTGGACTTCTTCTCCCTCGGCATCGCGCTGGTGCTGGGCACGGCGGGCCTGCCGCACGTGCTGATGCGCTTCTACACGGTGCCGACGGCCCGCGACGCGCGGCGCTCGGTCGTCTGGGCGATCGCCCTGATCGGCCTGTTCTACCTGCTGACGCTGGTGCTCGGCTACGGCGCCGGTGCGCTGGTCGGGCCGGACACGATCAAGAAGGCGCCGGGCGGGGTCAACTCCGCCGCACCGCTGCTCGCTTTGGAGTTGGGCGGGCCGGTGCTGCTGGGCCTGATCTCCGCGATCGCCTTCGCGACGATCCTCGCGGTGGTCGCCGGCCTGACGATCACGGCGTCGGCGTCCTTCGCCCACGACGTCTACGCGAACGTCGTCAAGCGCGGCAAGACGTCGCCGGACTCGGAGGTCAAGGTCGCCCGGATCACCGCGGTGGTGATCGGCATCCTCGCCATCGGCGGCGGCATCCTGGCCAACGGGCAGAACGTGGCGTTCCTGGTCGCGCTGGCCTTCGCGGTGGCGGCGTCGGCGAACCTGCCGACGATCCTCTACTCGCTGTTCTGGAAGCGGTTCAACACCCAGGGCGCGCTGTGGTCGATCTACGGCGGCCTGGCGATCACGATCATCCTGATCGTCTTCTCGCCCGCGGTGTCGGGCAAGAGCACGTCGATGATCAAGACCGCGGACTTCGCCTGGTTCCCGCTGAGCAACCCGGGCATCGTCTCGATCCCGGCCGCGTTCATCCTGGGCTGGCTGGGCACGGTCCTGTCCAAGGAGCACGACGAGAAGAAGTACGCCGAGATGGAGGTCCGCTCCCTCACCGGTGCGGGCGCCGAGAAGGCGGTCGCGCACTAG
- the meaB gene encoding methylmalonyl Co-A mutase-associated GTPase MeaB, producing MAGPLDLDDLVGRARDGQARAVARLLSLVEDAHPRVAEIARALTPYTGRARVVGLTGPPGVGKSTSTSALLTALRAEGKRVGVLAIDPSSPFSGGALLGDRIRMTEHATDPGVFIRSMATRGHLGGLSWATPQAVRVLDAAGFDVVLIETVGVGQSEVDVVKLADTTVVLLAPGMGDGIQAAKAGVLEIADVFVVNKADREGADATVHDLKQMISLARREIRGPSWRQPIVRTVAAKGEGVDEVVEALAAHHDWLVAHDELARRRVARARDEVEAIALRRLRAELVDLRGGGRLAGVAERVVARELDPFAAAEELIADLRG from the coding sequence GTGGCCGGACCACTCGACCTCGACGACCTCGTCGGCCGCGCGCGGGACGGACAGGCCCGTGCCGTCGCGCGGCTGCTGTCGCTCGTCGAGGACGCCCACCCCCGCGTCGCCGAGATCGCACGGGCGCTGACCCCGTACACCGGGCGGGCCCGGGTCGTCGGGCTCACCGGGCCGCCCGGTGTCGGCAAGTCGACATCGACCTCGGCGCTGCTCACCGCGTTGCGTGCGGAGGGCAAGCGGGTCGGCGTGCTCGCCATCGACCCGTCTTCGCCGTTTTCGGGCGGGGCACTGCTCGGCGACCGGATCCGGATGACCGAGCACGCCACCGACCCGGGCGTGTTCATCCGCTCGATGGCCACCCGCGGACACCTCGGCGGGCTCTCGTGGGCGACGCCACAGGCGGTGCGGGTGCTCGACGCGGCCGGCTTCGACGTCGTGCTGATCGAGACCGTCGGTGTCGGTCAGTCCGAAGTGGACGTCGTGAAACTCGCCGACACCACGGTGGTGCTGCTCGCCCCGGGCATGGGTGACGGCATCCAGGCCGCGAAGGCCGGCGTGCTGGAGATCGCCGACGTGTTCGTCGTGAACAAGGCGGACCGCGAGGGCGCCGACGCCACGGTGCACGACCTCAAGCAGATGATCTCCTTGGCCCGCCGGGAGATCCGCGGACCGAGCTGGCGCCAGCCGATCGTGCGGACCGTCGCGGCGAAGGGCGAGGGCGTCGACGAGGTCGTGGAAGCGCTGGCTGCGCACCACGACTGGCTGGTGGCGCACGACGAGCTGGCCCGGCGCCGGGTGGCCCGGGCGCGTGACGAGGTCGAGGCCATCGCGCTCCGGCGGCTGCGGGCCGAGCTGGTGGACCTGCGCGGCGGGGGACGGCTCGCCGGCGTCGCCGAGCGGGTCGTGGCGCGGGAGCTCGATCCCTTCGCCGCGGCCGAAGAACTGATCGCGGATCTGCGGGGGTAG
- a CDS encoding carboxymuconolactone decarboxylase family protein — protein MSKRIALGGAPELYQAMANLQAEVNKAGANAGLDPKLLELVKTRASQINGCAYCLDMHSRDALELGESPRRLFVLDGWRETDLFTEQEQAALALTEAMTKLSATQTVPDDVYEQAAKVFTEDQYRAVAWEIIAINSWNRMTITSHTPLPKRDA, from the coding sequence ATGAGCAAGCGAATCGCGCTCGGGGGCGCCCCCGAGCTCTACCAGGCGATGGCGAACCTGCAGGCCGAGGTGAACAAGGCCGGCGCCAACGCGGGGCTCGACCCCAAGCTGCTGGAACTGGTGAAGACCCGCGCGTCGCAGATCAACGGCTGCGCGTACTGCCTCGACATGCACTCCCGCGACGCGCTCGAGCTGGGCGAGTCGCCGCGGCGGCTGTTCGTGCTCGACGGCTGGCGCGAGACCGACCTGTTCACCGAGCAGGAGCAGGCCGCCCTCGCCCTCACCGAAGCCATGACGAAGCTGTCCGCGACGCAAACGGTGCCCGACGACGTCTACGAGCAGGCGGCGAAGGTGTTCACCGAGGACCAGTACCGCGCGGTGGCGTGGGAGATCATCGCCATCAACAGCTGGAACCGGATGACCATCACCAGCCACACGCCGCTGCCGAAGCGGGACGCGTGA
- a CDS encoding acetyl-CoA C-acetyltransferase, whose translation MSGSVILGAARTPIGRLLGSLKDFTGAQLGGVAIKAALERAGVSPEAVQYTIMGQVLTAGAGQIPARQAAVAAGIPMGVPALTINKVCLSGLDAIALADQLIRAGEFDLVVAGGQESMTQAPHLLPKSRSGYKYGDTSLVDHMAHDGLFCAFDQVAMGASTEKYNSRYGVTREQQDAFSARSHQRAAEAIKNGYFADEIAPVSIPQRKGDPVVFDTDEGVRADTTAESLAKLRPAFASDGTITAGSASQISDGAAAVVVASRAKAEELGITPLAEIGAHGVVAGPDASLHEQPSNAILAALAKANLTADALDLVEINEAFAAVGLVSTEKLGLDPEKVNVNGGAIALGHPIGASGARLAVHLIHELRRRGGGLGAAALCGGGGQGDALLLRVPSA comes from the coding sequence GTGTCCGGTTCCGTGATCCTGGGTGCCGCCCGTACGCCGATCGGGCGCCTGCTCGGCTCCCTCAAGGACTTCACGGGAGCCCAGCTGGGCGGGGTTGCGATCAAGGCGGCCCTCGAGCGCGCCGGGGTCTCCCCGGAAGCCGTGCAGTACACGATCATGGGCCAGGTGCTGACCGCCGGCGCCGGGCAGATCCCGGCCCGCCAGGCCGCGGTCGCCGCCGGCATCCCGATGGGCGTGCCCGCCCTGACGATCAACAAGGTCTGTCTCTCCGGCCTCGACGCCATCGCGCTCGCGGACCAGCTCATCCGCGCCGGCGAGTTCGACCTCGTCGTCGCCGGCGGGCAGGAGTCGATGACCCAGGCACCGCACCTGCTGCCCAAGTCGCGCTCCGGCTACAAGTACGGCGACACCTCGCTCGTCGACCACATGGCCCACGACGGCCTCTTCTGCGCCTTCGACCAGGTCGCCATGGGTGCCTCGACGGAGAAGTACAACTCCCGCTACGGCGTGACCCGCGAGCAGCAGGACGCGTTCTCCGCCCGCTCCCACCAGCGCGCCGCCGAAGCCATCAAGAACGGCTACTTCGCCGACGAGATCGCGCCGGTCTCCATCCCGCAGCGCAAGGGCGACCCGGTCGTCTTCGACACCGACGAGGGCGTCCGCGCCGACACCACCGCCGAAAGCCTCGCCAAGCTGCGCCCCGCCTTCGCCTCCGACGGCACCATCACCGCCGGCTCGGCCTCGCAGATCTCCGACGGCGCCGCCGCCGTCGTCGTCGCGAGCCGCGCGAAGGCCGAAGAGCTCGGCATCACGCCGCTCGCCGAGATCGGCGCGCACGGTGTCGTCGCCGGGCCCGACGCGAGCCTGCACGAGCAGCCGTCGAACGCCATCCTCGCCGCGCTGGCGAAGGCGAACCTGACCGCCGACGCGCTCGACCTCGTCGAGATCAACGAAGCCTTCGCCGCCGTCGGGCTCGTCTCGACCGAGAAGCTCGGCCTCGACCCGGAGAAGGTCAACGTCAACGGCGGCGCCATCGCCCTCGGCCACCCGATCGGCGCCTCCGGTGCCCGGCTCGCCGTGCACCTGATCCACGAGCTGCGCCGCCGTGGCGGCGGGCTCGGCGCGGCCGCGCTGTGCGGTGGCGGTGGCCAGGGCGACGCCCTGCTGCTGCGGGTGCCGTCCGCGTAA
- a CDS encoding cation acetate symporter: MGVALAVAPVVLVTLLIGVRGVAAMRTTSDFLVASRRISPLVNSAAVSGEYLSAASFLGIAGLVVKDGIGALWYPVGFTAGYIAMLVLVAAPMRRSGALTVPDFAEARLNSPALRRLAAVVILVIGTIYVVPQFRTAGLVLAAVGGTQYWVGVVLAGAAVSVTLALGGMRAATYVQAFQFVLKLLLFLIPAIWLALQAGAVNRTDALNPVEFTHFARETPVRFEVDVTMEIREPTPVRRNGVVETLPPGEFTAHSQDEVVFGTGAAVPAVRGGAALGGPDWQRPLLDLGDQGYPLLGTWAVLIATMLGTMGLPHVLMRFHTSPDGRAARRTAAITVALLGVFYLFPGVYGVLGRVLVPGLYLSGATDTVVVALPAQVDSGWAGGLFTALLTAGAFAAFLATSLGLLLVMSGALAHDLVPGGLRRLRIAVFGVAAVMVLLALRSAELDAGVLVTWGFTVASSTFCPLLVLGIWWPRLTATGGIAGVLTGLVASTASILYALAGPPLHGWVAILVQQPAPWSVPLAFGVMALVSLRGRPPAWSTSAMLRLHLDEPRSTGSRDRSSTVRRLARLLNR; the protein is encoded by the coding sequence GTGGGCGTCGCGCTCGCCGTCGCGCCGGTCGTGCTCGTGACGCTGCTGATCGGCGTCCGCGGGGTCGCCGCCATGCGCACGACGTCGGACTTCCTCGTCGCCTCGCGCCGCATCTCGCCGCTGGTCAACTCCGCCGCCGTCTCCGGCGAGTACCTGAGCGCGGCGTCGTTCCTCGGCATCGCCGGGCTCGTCGTCAAGGACGGCATCGGGGCGCTGTGGTACCCGGTCGGCTTCACCGCCGGCTACATCGCGATGCTCGTGCTCGTCGCCGCGCCGATGCGGCGGTCGGGCGCGCTGACCGTCCCCGACTTCGCCGAAGCCCGGCTCAACTCCCCCGCGCTGCGCCGCCTGGCCGCGGTGGTCATCCTGGTGATCGGCACGATCTACGTCGTCCCGCAGTTCCGCACCGCCGGCCTGGTGCTCGCCGCGGTCGGCGGCACGCAGTACTGGGTCGGCGTGGTGCTGGCCGGCGCCGCGGTCAGCGTCACCCTGGCACTGGGCGGGATGCGCGCGGCGACGTACGTGCAGGCGTTCCAGTTCGTGCTGAAACTGCTGCTGTTCCTCATCCCGGCGATCTGGCTGGCGCTGCAGGCCGGCGCGGTCAACCGGACCGACGCGCTCAACCCCGTCGAGTTCACCCACTTCGCCCGCGAGACGCCGGTGCGGTTCGAGGTCGACGTCACCATGGAGATCCGCGAGCCGACCCCGGTGCGGCGCAACGGCGTCGTCGAAACCCTGCCACCGGGCGAGTTCACCGCGCACAGCCAGGACGAGGTCGTGTTCGGCACCGGCGCGGCCGTGCCCGCGGTCCGCGGCGGCGCCGCGCTCGGCGGCCCCGACTGGCAGCGCCCGCTGCTCGACCTCGGCGACCAGGGCTACCCGCTGCTCGGCACCTGGGCCGTCCTCATCGCCACCATGCTGGGCACGATGGGCCTGCCGCACGTCCTCATGCGCTTCCACACCAGCCCGGACGGCCGCGCCGCGCGCCGCACCGCCGCCATCACCGTCGCGCTGCTCGGCGTCTTCTACCTCTTCCCCGGCGTCTACGGCGTGCTCGGCCGGGTGCTCGTCCCCGGGTTGTACCTCTCGGGTGCGACGGACACCGTGGTCGTCGCGCTGCCGGCCCAGGTGGACAGCGGCTGGGCGGGCGGGCTGTTCACGGCGCTGCTGACCGCGGGCGCGTTCGCCGCCTTCCTGGCGACGTCGCTCGGGCTGCTGCTGGTGATGTCCGGCGCGCTCGCGCACGACCTCGTCCCCGGCGGGCTGCGACGGCTGCGCATCGCCGTGTTCGGCGTCGCCGCGGTGATGGTGCTGCTGGCCCTGCGCTCGGCCGAGCTCGACGCCGGTGTGCTGGTCACGTGGGGTTTCACGGTGGCCTCGTCGACGTTCTGCCCGCTGCTGGTGCTCGGCATCTGGTGGCCGCGGCTGACCGCGACCGGCGGGATCGCCGGCGTGCTGACCGGGCTGGTGGCGTCGACCGCCTCGATCCTCTACGCCCTTGCGGGGCCGCCACTGCACGGCTGGGTGGCGATTCTGGTGCAGCAACCGGCACCCTGGTCGGTACCGTTGGCGTTCGGCGTAATGGCACTGGTCTCGCTGCGGGGCAGGCCACCCGCCTGGTCGACGTCGGCCATGTTGCGCCTGCACCTGGACGAACCCCGTTCGACGGGTTCGCGCGACCGTTCGTCAACCGTTCGTCGTCTGGCCCGGCTGTTGAACCGTTGA